A single genomic interval of Lewinellaceae bacterium harbors:
- a CDS encoding class I SAM-dependent methyltransferase, translating to MLKLFWTILATLRFYRQARTVYQIHSPLGYQLIGLIQAHDKEYYAFRAIEKLRQATLHDNTIIKRTDYGTGQRNETISIGHFAQKATISRERGEGYFRLMNWKKPGTILELGTALGFSAAYLASPVTNAQLHTMEGDPALVDYAQEVIGKLELQNITFYPDKIEDRLSILVQQLTPIDVVHLDANHSYEATMAYFQIIRPHLARQALIIVDDIRWSAGMYRAWQSLIKGFDRVMVIEFYGWGLLILDAPVPASIHLVSIPTRWKPWTVLQSI from the coding sequence ATGCTCAAGCTTTTTTGGACAATTTTAGCCACCCTCAGATTCTACCGGCAAGCCCGTACCGTCTATCAGATCCACAGTCCCCTGGGCTATCAGTTGATCGGGCTGATCCAGGCCCATGACAAGGAATATTATGCATTCCGGGCTATCGAAAAGCTGAGGCAAGCGACACTCCATGACAACACCATCATTAAACGGACCGATTACGGCACCGGGCAGCGGAATGAAACCATCTCCATCGGTCATTTCGCTCAAAAGGCCACCATCAGCCGGGAGCGTGGAGAAGGCTATTTCCGGTTGATGAATTGGAAAAAGCCAGGCACTATCCTTGAACTGGGTACCGCACTAGGGTTCTCTGCAGCATATCTGGCTTCTCCTGTTACCAACGCTCAACTGCATACCATGGAGGGTGATCCGGCATTGGTTGACTATGCACAAGAAGTTATTGGCAAACTGGAGTTACAGAATATCACTTTTTATCCGGACAAAATTGAAGACCGGCTGTCAATACTTGTTCAGCAGTTGACTCCGATCGATGTTGTTCATCTGGACGCCAATCACAGCTATGAAGCCACGATGGCCTATTTCCAGATTATCCGGCCTCACCTGGCCAGGCAGGCACTAATCATTGTCGATGATATCCGGTGGTCGGCGGGTATGTACCGGGCCTGGCAAAGCCTGATCAAAGGATTTGACCGGGTCATGGTTATTGAGTTTTACGGCTGGGGGCTCCTGATTTTGGACGCGCCGGTCCCAGCTTCCATACACCTGGTTTCAATTCCTACGCGGTGGAAACCGTGGACCGTATTGCAAAGTATATGA
- a CDS encoding UbiA family prenyltransferase: MLHHIRPLNIFLAIFAEWSIYYILIQPIPVARALVSSLQFLEFIGFSTGMMIAGYIINDLYDEAIDRANDRRSPLIRGVISRKALWIAFTAGQSLTLISWFLLWQSYHYHALIWLLWLGPVGLWFYATRLKCQPLSGNLLMAFFAACLPAMFLVREPGLPWSLEFPERIRFLFLWYLFFSFGATWYREIVKDLEDESGDRNGGCSTFPVRFGVASGRRYALIIGSLYLLGLVVFLGLLFFRVKFVTWAGIALIALPTLAIAMKCTIYKDFHQAQQWLKWHLTAGLFMLWIFKWMEVWNG, translated from the coding sequence GTGCTGCATCATATCCGGCCTCTAAATATTTTTCTGGCAATTTTCGCTGAATGGTCCATTTACTACATCCTGATACAGCCGATACCTGTCGCCAGAGCTCTGGTTTCCAGTCTTCAGTTTCTGGAATTTATCGGTTTCAGTACCGGAATGATGATTGCCGGTTACATCATTAATGACTTATACGACGAAGCGATAGACCGTGCCAATGACCGGAGGTCTCCGCTGATCAGGGGTGTCATTTCCCGCAAGGCGTTATGGATCGCATTTACTGCCGGACAGAGTTTAACGTTGATTTCCTGGTTTTTGCTTTGGCAAAGCTATCATTATCATGCACTTATCTGGCTGCTCTGGCTTGGGCCCGTGGGTTTGTGGTTTTATGCCACCCGGCTCAAGTGTCAGCCACTTTCCGGTAACCTGTTGATGGCTTTTTTTGCTGCTTGCCTGCCGGCTATGTTTCTGGTGCGGGAACCAGGACTGCCCTGGAGCCTGGAATTCCCTGAACGGATCCGCTTTTTATTCCTCTGGTATTTGTTTTTTAGCTTTGGCGCTACCTGGTACCGGGAGATCGTCAAAGACCTGGAAGATGAATCCGGAGATCGCAACGGTGGATGTTCCACCTTTCCGGTACGTTTTGGTGTTGCCTCCGGGAGAAGATATGCTTTGATCATTGGTTCGCTTTATCTCCTAGGTCTGGTCGTTTTTCTGGGCTTACTCTTTTTCCGGGTGAAATTTGTCACCTGGGCAGGAATCGCGCTGATAGCCTTACCTACGCTGGCTATCGCGATGAAATGCACTATTTATAAGGATTTTCACCAGGCCCAGCAATGGCTTAAGTGGCATCTGACTGCCGGATTGTTCATGTTATGGATCTTCAAATGGATGGAAGTATGGAATGGATGA
- the prmA gene encoding 50S ribosomal protein L11 methyltransferase: MDFLVYWIVADSRYLERIHAEISLRPEVTGMEERAGSMGFYVPEDQKNTFTSFLNNLKENTSFTFRMEQLKDQNWNAVWESQFDPVILDNWMYIRAEFHPPADLNFEHELIINPANAFGTGHHETTRLILSWLRYRDLTESSVLDFGAGTGILGIVARRLGARTIVGIDIRPEAVESMQSNALRNQAAMTARQGSAEVIGDDLFDVVIANVNLDVLQMHSVKLSNAVRAGGHMVVSGILSGDDRAIRKAYPDIHWDWMNQEGEWIAMAGHKP; encoded by the coding sequence ATGGATTTTCTGGTTTATTGGATCGTGGCGGATTCCAGGTATTTGGAACGGATTCATGCGGAAATTAGCCTACGTCCGGAAGTCACCGGCATGGAAGAAAGAGCAGGTTCGATGGGTTTCTATGTGCCAGAGGATCAGAAAAACACCTTTACATCATTCCTAAACAACCTGAAAGAAAACACCAGTTTCACCTTTAGAATGGAACAACTGAAGGATCAAAACTGGAACGCGGTCTGGGAATCCCAGTTCGATCCGGTCATACTGGACAACTGGATGTATATCCGGGCAGAATTCCATCCTCCTGCAGACCTAAACTTTGAGCACGAACTGATCATCAACCCGGCAAACGCTTTCGGGACCGGTCATCATGAAACCACCCGTCTGATCCTTTCTTGGCTACGCTATCGGGATCTGACCGAATCTTCTGTGTTGGATTTTGGTGCCGGTACTGGTATCCTCGGCATCGTGGCCCGCCGTCTTGGCGCACGAACTATAGTCGGGATCGACATCCGGCCTGAAGCTGTTGAAAGCATGCAGTCCAACGCACTGCGAAACCAGGCAGCAATGACGGCCAGACAGGGCTCCGCGGAAGTGATCGGAGACGATCTTTTTGATGTGGTGATTGCCAATGTCAACCTGGATGTATTGCAGATGCATTCGGTCAAATTATCAAATGCCGTACGCGCAGGCGGCCACATGGTGGTAAGCGGTATCCTTTCCGGTGATGACCGGGCCATCCGTAAAGCCTACCCCGACATTCACTGGGATTGGATGAATCAGGAAGGAGAATGGATAGCCATGGCCGGTCACAAACCATAA
- the maf gene encoding septum formation protein Maf, which produces MEWMKTFTIGLASQSPRRQYLLKQGGFQFRLIPNAYDEIIPPDMDQYEAPEYLAIQKARHALPGIGDCDLILAADCVVLLQGEIIGKPKDRADAIHMLTRLSGETHTVVSGVCLHQPDRTHAFSVQSSVTFSKLTPEEIEFYVDHYHPMDKAGSYGIQDWIGWNKIIRIDGSYSNIMGLPMHEVYHALHKFIFRL; this is translated from the coding sequence ATGGAATGGATGAAAACGTTTACGATAGGACTGGCTTCACAATCTCCACGCCGGCAATACCTTTTAAAACAGGGTGGATTTCAATTTCGGTTGATCCCAAATGCATACGACGAGATTATTCCGCCGGATATGGATCAATACGAAGCGCCTGAATACCTGGCAATTCAGAAAGCCCGTCACGCACTACCTGGGATCGGCGACTGTGATCTGATCCTTGCGGCGGATTGTGTAGTCCTTTTACAGGGTGAGATCATTGGCAAGCCAAAGGACCGGGCGGATGCCATCCACATGCTCACCAGGTTATCCGGAGAGACCCATACGGTCGTCAGTGGCGTATGCCTGCATCAACCTGACCGTACCCACGCATTTTCCGTACAATCATCGGTAACTTTCAGCAAGCTGACACCGGAAGAGATTGAATTTTACGTCGATCATTACCACCCGATGGACAAAGCGGGCTCCTATGGAATCCAGGACTGGATCGGCTGGAATAAGATCATACGCATTGATGGAAGCTACAGCAACATCATGGGTCTGCCTATGCATGAAGTCTATCATGCCTTGCACAAATTCATCTTCAGATTGTAA
- a CDS encoding DUF1572 family protein — MEAVNYLDTVEKLFHYYKSMAEKAIHQIDDHQFHQKIHPEDNSVAIILQHMIGNMRSRFTDFFTSDGEKSWRDRESEFLDPALGKSQLLHEWESAWITVFTAIDQARGHPLDAIVYIRNEGHTVLEAFQRQLAHYAYHTGQIVFLSKSLAGSHWKSLSIPKGQSDSFNAEKFSKDKSKSFFTDKM; from the coding sequence ATGGAAGCAGTAAATTATCTCGACACTGTGGAAAAACTGTTCCACTATTATAAATCCATGGCTGAGAAGGCCATTCATCAAATCGATGATCACCAGTTTCACCAGAAAATACATCCGGAAGACAACAGTGTAGCCATTATCCTCCAGCATATGATCGGCAACATGCGGTCGCGATTTACTGACTTTTTCACCTCGGACGGAGAGAAATCCTGGCGGGACCGGGAGTCGGAATTTTTGGATCCCGCCCTCGGAAAGTCACAGCTTTTACATGAGTGGGAATCTGCCTGGATTACAGTCTTTACGGCAATTGATCAGGCACGCGGACATCCGCTGGATGCTATCGTGTACATCCGCAATGAAGGACATACCGTGCTGGAAGCCTTCCAACGGCAATTGGCTCACTATGCCTATCATACCGGTCAGATCGTTTTTTTGTCTAAATCCCTGGCGGGATCCCATTGGAAGTCTCTATCCATCCCCAAAGGCCAATCCGACTCATTCAATGCCGAGAAATTTTCAAAAGATAAAAGCAAATCCTTCTTTACAGATAAAATGTAA
- a CDS encoding ZIP family metal transporter has product MNWLVLIGSVWLGGLLGLTADFIRQTIWPKIFLSFGGAYLLGVSFLVLLPMVYQGSAATVGVWVLVGFLIQIFLEYFSQGIEHGHMHLHEHGKGSIIVSVMFGLCVHAYLEGFPLDYLSHGHEHEHLLGSSYLWGLAFHKFPAAFALVTICKGHHLKRQTILICLTIFSLMSPLGYLTGGMLDVAPYLPQINALVVGLFLHIATTILFEMSPSHRAISLYRLIAILAGFVLVYLTQ; this is encoded by the coding sequence ATGAACTGGCTGGTATTGATCGGTAGTGTCTGGCTGGGTGGCTTATTGGGTCTTACGGCTGATTTTATCCGGCAGACCATCTGGCCAAAGATTTTCCTCAGCTTTGGCGGTGCTTACCTCCTGGGAGTTTCATTTTTAGTATTGCTCCCAATGGTCTATCAGGGATCTGCTGCAACGGTAGGAGTTTGGGTACTGGTTGGTTTTTTGATCCAGATCTTTCTGGAGTATTTCTCCCAGGGCATCGAACATGGCCATATGCATCTTCACGAACATGGCAAGGGAAGCATTATAGTTTCCGTCATGTTTGGCCTCTGTGTACACGCCTACCTGGAGGGATTTCCGCTTGATTATTTATCGCATGGTCATGAACACGAACATCTGCTGGGATCGAGTTATCTGTGGGGATTGGCATTTCATAAGTTCCCGGCAGCCTTTGCGTTGGTGACTATTTGCAAGGGGCATCACCTGAAACGTCAGACTATCCTGATCTGCCTGACCATTTTTTCATTGATGTCTCCACTAGGGTATTTAACCGGGGGGATGCTGGATGTAGCACCATATTTACCGCAGATCAACGCATTGGTGGTGGGTTTGTTCCTGCATATTGCGACGACAATTTTGTTCGAAATGTCACCTTCGCACCGTGCCATTTCCCTTTACCGGCTGATTGCTATCCTCGCTGGCTTCGTGCTGGTTTACCTTACTCAATAG
- a CDS encoding AAA family ATPase, translating into MEETTQAIKELNYKFREIRIYSSTEWLADNRKKYRQVFDRFDTTFVYVELSFYNKLFDRDNWEAEVVLRCISTQRSKKEVCNLQFVRKINKYDPVIYIREGWGNKKEGAFWKKGTYFWEAYIDGEKVGTKYFYVEDAGHAFDSFSNPYFKLHSLKLYEGPYDDVNELDRTYYTVFHAEETRYIYAEATFDNLMIDRNWQFELFFKFFNEAQELKGQVVRLLEVKEDEEYIKVTAGWGANMKNTWRPGSYSVAITFMDYLVARLPFEVDYDFEEGVNPVYLPNEQNPLHLMPEENMNLTFEEVLARLDALIGLQKIKNQVREHAQYIQFVKLRREKGFEEKEGINIHSVFTGNPGTGKTTVAKMMGLLYKKMGLLTKGHVHEVDRVDLVGEYIGQTAPKVREAIEKARGGVLFIDEAYALARANDDSKDFGREVIELLVKEMSDGPGDLAVIVAGYPKEMQYFLKSNPGLRSRFKIFLDFADYLPQELSAIADYAAREKEVTLADDAKELIDHMITEAYRARDNSFGNARYVHDLIDKAKIQMALRVMDVQNPYQLTPAELEVISLSDVEKIKVAATRRVPNIPIDEELLASSLTALEALVGLKEVKKEILDLVNIVRYYRRLEKDVLNNFFLHTVFVGNPGTGKTTVARILTQLNKALGILEKGHMVETDRQGLVAGFVGQTAIKTAEKIDEAKGGVLFIDEAYALTTSHPQSGDYGQEAIQTLLKRMEDDRGVFFVFVAGYPDNMERFLKANPGLSSRFDKILKFEDYDPDELREIAIKMVHDKGLKFRDDALEYLHEQFKQLHSKRDRYFGNARAVRQAILEAIKFQNLRLAAIDNPKPELLPFIELEDLKQVNLDLTQAINKQSAIGFKR; encoded by the coding sequence ATGGAAGAAACCACACAAGCGATAAAAGAACTCAATTACAAGTTCCGTGAGATCAGGATCTATTCATCCACAGAATGGCTGGCTGATAACAGAAAGAAGTATCGCCAGGTCTTTGATCGTTTTGATACCACTTTTGTCTATGTAGAGCTCTCATTCTACAATAAGCTTTTCGATCGTGACAACTGGGAGGCAGAGGTTGTCCTGCGCTGTATTTCAACGCAACGGTCGAAAAAAGAAGTTTGCAACCTGCAGTTTGTCCGCAAGATCAATAAATACGACCCCGTCATCTACATCCGGGAAGGCTGGGGAAATAAGAAAGAAGGCGCTTTCTGGAAAAAAGGCACTTACTTCTGGGAGGCCTATATCGACGGAGAGAAAGTGGGGACCAAATACTTTTATGTTGAGGATGCCGGCCATGCCTTTGATAGCTTCAGCAATCCTTACTTCAAGCTCCATTCCCTGAAACTTTACGAAGGTCCTTATGATGATGTCAATGAGCTGGACCGGACTTACTATACGGTATTCCATGCCGAGGAGACTCGCTACATCTATGCAGAGGCGACGTTTGACAACCTGATGATCGACCGCAACTGGCAGTTCGAGCTCTTCTTCAAGTTTTTCAACGAGGCGCAAGAGCTTAAGGGCCAGGTGGTTCGGTTGCTCGAGGTTAAAGAAGATGAAGAATACATCAAGGTGACGGCAGGGTGGGGAGCCAATATGAAAAATACCTGGCGTCCGGGAAGCTATTCGGTGGCCATCACGTTCATGGATTATCTCGTAGCCCGGCTTCCCTTCGAAGTGGATTATGACTTTGAAGAAGGTGTGAATCCGGTCTACCTGCCCAATGAGCAGAACCCATTGCACCTGATGCCGGAAGAAAACATGAACCTCACTTTTGAAGAGGTTTTGGCCCGGCTGGATGCATTGATCGGGTTGCAAAAAATTAAGAACCAGGTCCGTGAACATGCGCAGTACATCCAGTTTGTGAAGCTGCGACGTGAGAAGGGATTTGAAGAAAAAGAAGGCATCAACATCCATTCCGTGTTCACCGGAAACCCCGGTACCGGAAAGACCACCGTTGCAAAGATGATGGGTCTCCTCTATAAAAAGATGGGGCTGTTGACTAAAGGTCATGTGCATGAAGTGGATCGTGTGGATCTGGTAGGTGAATACATTGGTCAGACAGCTCCCAAAGTGCGCGAGGCCATTGAGAAAGCCCGGGGCGGTGTGTTATTCATAGATGAGGCCTATGCCCTGGCACGCGCCAACGATGACAGCAAGGATTTTGGTCGTGAAGTCATCGAATTACTGGTCAAGGAGATGAGTGACGGACCCGGTGATTTGGCAGTGATCGTAGCAGGCTACCCCAAGGAAATGCAATATTTTCTTAAGTCTAATCCCGGACTTAGATCGCGCTTCAAGATATTCCTTGACTTCGCGGACTATCTGCCCCAGGAGCTCTCTGCCATTGCCGATTATGCCGCCCGGGAAAAAGAAGTGACCTTGGCGGATGATGCCAAAGAGTTGATTGACCATATGATCACCGAAGCCTACCGTGCACGGGATAATTCCTTTGGTAATGCACGCTATGTACATGATTTGATTGATAAAGCTAAGATCCAGATGGCGCTCCGGGTGATGGATGTCCAAAATCCGTACCAACTGACACCGGCAGAACTGGAGGTGATCTCACTGTCCGACGTGGAAAAAATTAAGGTTGCAGCTACACGCCGGGTGCCTAACATCCCAATCGATGAAGAATTACTGGCTAGTTCGCTTACCGCACTGGAAGCGCTGGTTGGGTTGAAAGAAGTTAAAAAGGAAATTCTGGACCTGGTCAACATTGTCCGCTATTACCGACGGCTGGAGAAGGATGTTCTGAATAATTTCTTCCTGCATACGGTCTTTGTAGGAAATCCGGGAACCGGTAAGACGACAGTGGCCCGTATTTTAACCCAACTCAACAAAGCCCTCGGTATACTGGAAAAAGGACACATGGTCGAAACGGACCGGCAGGGCCTGGTTGCAGGATTTGTGGGACAGACCGCTATCAAGACTGCCGAGAAAATCGATGAGGCAAAAGGGGGCGTTCTGTTTATTGATGAGGCTTATGCCCTTACCACATCGCATCCCCAATCCGGTGATTATGGTCAGGAAGCTATCCAGACATTGTTAAAGCGCATGGAGGACGACCGCGGTGTATTTTTCGTCTTTGTGGCAGGTTATCCGGACAATATGGAGCGATTCCTTAAGGCTAACCCGGGTTTAAGTTCACGATTCGACAAGATCCTCAAGTTTGAAGATTACGATCCGGATGAACTCAGGGAGATTGCCATTAAGATGGTTCATGATAAAGGATTGAAATTCAGGGATGATGCACTTGAATACCTGCATGAACAATTCAAACAACTGCATTCCAAACGGGATCGATATTTTGGTAATGCCCGCGCTGTCAGGCAGGCAATTCTTGAGGCCATCAAATTCCAAAACCTTCGCCTGGCCGCGATCGATAATCCTAAGCCGGAATTATTGCCGTTCATAGAACTGGAAGATCTAAAGCAAGTCAACCTGGATCTCACGCAAGCCATTAACAAGCAATCCGCAATAGGGTTTAAACGCTGA
- the folD gene encoding bifunctional methylenetetrahydrofolate dehydrogenase/methenyltetrahydrofolate cyclohydrolase FolD yields MELLDGKWLSQEIKKDIAKQVKEIMDNGGKQPHLAAVLVGDDPASQVYVRNKVKACELVGFKSTLIRKDASITEQELMQIVYDLNHNDDVDGFIVQLPLPKHIDEIKVTLAIDPNKDVDGFHPMNVGRMTIGLPAYLPATPFGIMQMLDRYNIDVAGKECVVIGRSNIVGTPVSLLLSRKANPGNATVILCHSMTQNIKELCRRADVLVVAMGRPMFVTADMVKEGAVVIDVGMNRIIDPSAPKGTRLVGDVDYDAVAPKCSYITPVPGGVGPMTITSLLMNTLKANRKEIYG; encoded by the coding sequence ATGGAATTATTGGATGGAAAATGGCTCTCACAGGAGATCAAAAAAGACATTGCCAAACAAGTAAAGGAAATCATGGACAACGGTGGAAAACAACCGCACCTGGCAGCCGTGCTGGTAGGTGATGATCCGGCATCTCAGGTGTATGTCCGCAATAAGGTAAAAGCATGTGAGCTGGTAGGCTTCAAGTCCACCCTGATCCGAAAAGATGCCTCCATCACCGAACAGGAGCTGATGCAGATTGTCTATGACCTCAATCACAATGACGATGTGGACGGATTCATCGTACAGCTCCCATTACCCAAACACATCGATGAAATCAAAGTAACCCTGGCTATTGACCCAAACAAGGATGTCGACGGATTCCACCCGATGAATGTGGGTCGAATGACCATTGGGCTGCCGGCCTATCTTCCAGCTACCCCCTTTGGAATTATGCAGATGCTGGACCGGTACAATATTGATGTGGCCGGTAAAGAATGTGTTGTCATTGGCCGCTCCAATATCGTCGGCACACCGGTTAGTCTGTTGCTTTCACGCAAAGCCAATCCAGGTAATGCAACGGTCATTTTATGTCACAGTATGACCCAAAACATCAAGGAGCTCTGCCGGCGCGCTGATGTTCTGGTAGTTGCCATGGGTCGCCCCATGTTCGTAACCGCTGACATGGTGAAAGAAGGAGCCGTTGTTATCGATGTCGGCATGAATCGCATTATTGATCCATCCGCTCCCAAGGGAACCCGGCTGGTAGGTGACGTCGATTACGATGCAGTCGCTCCAAAATGCAGCTACATTACTCCCGTTCCCGGTGGCGTAGGTCCGATGACCATAACGTCTCTTCTGATGAACACCCTAAAAGCTAACCGGAAAGAAATCTACGGATAA
- the lysA gene encoding diaminopimelate decarboxylase — protein MKETFSIGGISAKQLADDYGLPLYVYDAGIIKRQFQRMQKAFEVPELRINYALKALSNVSVLRYMNHLGSCLDAVSIGEVELGLHAGFTKDRIMYTPNMVAIDEIRQVKAMGIPMNIDNIEMLEALGHEFENLEIGIRVNPHVMAGGNQKISVGHIDSKFGISFHQMPLVRRLTDNLGIRIKGVHMHTGSDILDVDVFLQAAEILLNVAKEFPDLEYIDFGSGFKVKYKPEDYETDIEEFGKELGKRFRKFCKEYGRELTLVFEPGKFLVSESGYFLVRTNLIKQTTSTVFAGVDSGFQHLGRPMMYGSHHEIENVSNPDGKPRLYTVVGYICETDTFAYNRKIAQIQVGDILCMRNAGAYCFSMASHYNSRLLPAEVMVLDGKAYLIRERETFQDLLAHQTDPNLSL, from the coding sequence ATGAAGGAAACATTCTCGATTGGCGGTATATCCGCTAAGCAATTGGCCGATGACTACGGTTTACCTTTGTATGTATACGATGCAGGCATTATCAAACGCCAGTTTCAACGCATGCAAAAGGCATTTGAGGTACCGGAGCTGCGTATTAATTATGCCCTCAAGGCCTTGTCAAATGTCAGCGTTCTGCGCTACATGAATCACCTGGGCAGCTGTCTGGATGCCGTCTCAATCGGCGAGGTGGAGCTTGGATTGCATGCAGGATTCACGAAGGACCGGATCATGTACACCCCCAACATGGTTGCCATCGATGAGATACGCCAGGTAAAAGCCATGGGGATCCCAATGAATATTGACAACATTGAGATGCTTGAAGCTCTCGGTCATGAGTTTGAGAACCTGGAGATCGGTATCCGGGTCAATCCTCATGTCATGGCAGGAGGCAACCAGAAAATCTCTGTAGGTCACATCGATTCGAAATTTGGTATCTCATTCCATCAGATGCCACTGGTACGCCGCCTCACGGATAATCTAGGGATCCGGATCAAAGGAGTACACATGCACACGGGCTCAGATATCCTGGATGTTGACGTATTTCTCCAGGCTGCAGAAATCCTGCTGAACGTAGCTAAGGAATTTCCTGACCTGGAATACATCGACTTCGGTAGTGGATTCAAGGTGAAATACAAACCTGAGGATTACGAAACCGACATTGAAGAATTTGGCAAAGAGCTGGGAAAACGCTTCCGTAAATTCTGTAAAGAATACGGCAGGGAACTTACCCTGGTCTTTGAGCCCGGGAAGTTTCTGGTCTCGGAATCCGGGTATTTCCTGGTCAGGACCAACCTGATCAAACAGACAACTTCGACAGTATTTGCAGGAGTTGACTCGGGATTCCAGCATTTGGGCAGACCGATGATGTATGGTTCACACCATGAGATTGAAAATGTTTCGAACCCGGATGGTAAACCCAGGCTTTATACTGTTGTCGGATACATCTGTGAAACAGACACCTTTGCCTACAACCGCAAGATCGCACAGATCCAGGTGGGAGATATTCTTTGCATGCGCAATGCAGGAGCTTATTGCTTTTCGATGGCCTCACATTACAATTCACGATTGCTTCCGGCAGAGGTGATGGTTTTGGATGGCAAAGCTTATCTGATCCGAGAGCGGGAGACCTTTCAGGACCTGTTGGCCCATCAGACCGACCCTAATTTGTCATTATAA